The following proteins are encoded in a genomic region of Arachis stenosperma cultivar V10309 chromosome 4, arast.V10309.gnm1.PFL2, whole genome shotgun sequence:
- the LOC130974734 gene encoding uncharacterized protein LOC130974734 — MESLENSLRVSTEEEDLVQRSTKKVKTRDKMDLNQPRDDMEILHENTENAIVRSKATYKESLLKPSGPTMEDDMDLHEQTDEDSPNPEDRWYKDSDDHSDREKSFDPCPTIKVTQEEFEEWCKPWRASLIVKVLGKRLNLGFMEQRLKRDWVKKGTINVIDMDRDYFLVHFSNEDDYSHALTGGPWMVAGHYLIVQCRRPFFLESEKAVRKIAAWIRIPNLPIELYNHHFLWRVGSAIGTMLKIDRATSIHSRGRFARICVEIDLTKKLVPRISVLGSILNIEYEGLHLICFKCGLYGHRSEQCSEPSEDAEEGGGVSGSRGDGSRSDEQKIIALNEDQSENSIKSGEQNQRIYDQSPPNFGPWMMVRKQFRRKSERYATNQKSNFYGKESLNNMEGEYNSATQGEESGSRFNVLLEEGLDDMQGLHGNNKSKGNDQPSTMKNGSHQQAKQKENGPSIKAHDKILRQGAGKVIKKGTLIKGRPTKVEKGPKVSFKKTEQEHATSDPQMAISKHGISSSRDSNVAAMELEMLEDMRRIQKEQWKIYEESKTHEKFMESHVVTNSFITQVPGHIAKERDPSSDSRNPKNSEEKPPDQFMEDVVVHSSSDGHGASAQVQ, encoded by the coding sequence ATGGAATCCTTAGAGAATTCTCTTAGGGTTTCAACGGAAGAAGAAGATCTCGTGCAACGCAGCACCAAAAAAGTTAAAACACGCGACAAAATGGATTTGAATCAACCACGTGATGATATGGAGATTCTCCATGAGAACACTGAAAATGCCATAGTGAGGTCCAAAGCTACATATAAGGAATCTTTGCTGAAACCATCTGGTCCTACAATGGAAGATGATATGGATCTCCATGAACAAACGGATGAAGATTCTCCGAATCCGGAGGATAGATGGTATAAAGATAGCGACGATCACTCTGACAGGGAGAAATCTTTTGATCCTTGCCCCACTATCAAAGTAACCCAAGAAGAATTCGAGGAATGGTGTAAACCGTGGCGAGCATCCCTCATCGTTAAAGTCTTGGGAAAGAGACTCAACTTAGGCTTCATGGAGCAACGTTTAAAGAGAGATTGGGTCAAAAAAGGTACGATTAATGTTATTGATATGGATCGTGATTATTTTTTGGTTCATTTTTCAAATGAAGATGACTATTCGCATGCACTGACGGGAGGACCTTGGATGGTGGCTGGGCATTATTTAATTGTCCAATGTCGGAGGCCTTTTTTTCTGGAATCTGAGAAAGCAGTTCGCAAAATAGCGGCTTGGATACGCATACCGAATCTCCCGATCGAGCTGTACAACCATCACTTTCTATGGAGAGTGGGATCGGCCATTGGTACGATGTTGAAAATAGATAGAGCTACGTCTATTCATTCGAGAGGAAGGTTTGCCAGAATATGTGTTGAGATTGACCTCACTAAAAAGTTAGTCCCCAGAATTTCTGTTCTTGGGAGTATTCTCAATATTGAATATGAAGGTCTACACCTTATTTGCTTCAAGTGCGGTCTTTATGGTCACCGTTCAGAACAATGTAGTGAACCGTCGGAGGATGCGGAGGAAGGAGGCGGCGTCTCGGGGTCCCGAGGAGATGGAAGCAGATCTGATGAACAGAAAATCATTGCATTGAATGAGGACCAGAGTGAAAATAGCATAAAATCCGGTGAACAAAATCAAAGGATATATGATCAAAGCCCCCCAAATTTTGGGCCCTGGATGATGGTAAGGAAGCAATTTAGAAGGAAATCGGAGAGATATGCGACTAACCAAAAGAGTAATTTTTATGGTAAGGAATCCTTGAATAATATGGAAGGAGAATATAATAGCGCTACCCAGGGAGAAGAATCAGGGTCCAGATTCAATGTTTTATTGGAGGAAGGTTTGGATGATATGCAAGGATTGCATGGCAATAACAAATCTAAAGGAAATGACCAACCAAGCACTATGAAAAATGGGTCCCATCAGcaagcaaaacaaaaagaaaatgggCCATCCATAAAAGCCCATGACAAGATCTTAAGACAAGGAGCTGGGAAGGTGATTAAAAAAGGCACACTTATAAAAGGTAGGCCCACTAAAGTTGAAAAAGGACCCAAAGTTTCTTTCAAGAAGACCGAACAAGAACATGCCACTTCGGACCCCCAAATGGCAATTTCAAAACATGGAATTTCCTCTTCCAGGGATTCTAATGTTGCAGCCATGGAACTTGAAATGCTTGAAGACATGAGAAGAATCCAAAAGGAGCAATGGAAGATCTACGAAGAATCCAAAACACATGAAAAGTTCATGGAATCACATGTAGTGACAAACAGTTTCATCACCCAAGTTCCTGGCCATATTGCAAAAGAGAGAGATCCATCTTCCGATAGCAGGAATCCAAAAAATTCAGAGGAAAAGCCACCTGATCAATTCATGGAGGATGTGGTGGTACACTCATCAAGTGATGGGCACGGGGCGTCTGCCCAGGTTCAATAA